A stretch of the Clavibacter sp. B3I6 genome encodes the following:
- a CDS encoding VIT1/CCC1 family protein, with amino-acid sequence MTAMPPARTPDPTPAQVRRWRQYLADERAEAAVYRDLAGRRTGEERAILLALAEAEGRHADHWIELLGDRVGKPVRGDVRTRILGVLARRFGSVFVLALAQRAEGRSPYADDADATDAMAADERVHEEVVRGLATRGRLRLSGTFRAAVFGANDGLVSNLALVLGITATGVPNAVILATGLAGLLAGALSMGAGEYVSVRSQRELLDASAPGPGTRDALPHLDVDANELALVYRARGMTEEEALAHADEVLRDLAAETRPIPVTIVGVGASDDEHESVGTAWGAALSSFCFFASGAVIPVLPYLFGLQGLAALAVACVLVAIALSITGAVTGLLSGGPPLRRAGRQLLIGFGAAGATYLLGLLFHTQVG; translated from the coding sequence ATGACCGCCATGCCCCCTGCCCGCACGCCCGATCCGACGCCCGCCCAGGTGCGCCGCTGGCGGCAGTACCTCGCCGACGAGCGCGCCGAGGCCGCCGTCTACCGCGACCTCGCCGGCCGACGCACCGGGGAGGAGCGCGCGATCCTGCTCGCCCTCGCCGAGGCCGAGGGCCGCCACGCCGACCACTGGATCGAGCTCCTCGGCGACCGCGTCGGCAAGCCCGTGCGCGGCGACGTCCGCACGCGGATCCTCGGCGTCCTCGCCCGCCGCTTCGGCTCCGTCTTCGTGCTCGCGCTCGCGCAGCGCGCGGAGGGCCGCTCGCCGTACGCCGACGACGCCGACGCGACCGACGCCATGGCCGCCGACGAGCGCGTGCACGAGGAGGTCGTGCGCGGCCTCGCCACCCGCGGCCGTCTGCGCCTGTCCGGCACCTTCCGCGCCGCCGTGTTCGGCGCCAACGACGGGCTCGTGAGCAACCTCGCGCTCGTGCTCGGCATCACGGCCACCGGCGTCCCGAACGCGGTGATCCTCGCCACGGGCCTCGCGGGCCTCCTCGCCGGCGCGCTCTCCATGGGCGCGGGCGAGTACGTCTCCGTGCGCTCGCAGCGCGAGCTGCTCGACGCCTCGGCCCCCGGTCCCGGCACGCGCGACGCCCTCCCCCACCTCGACGTCGACGCGAACGAGCTCGCCCTCGTCTACCGCGCCCGCGGCATGACGGAGGAGGAGGCGCTCGCCCACGCCGACGAGGTGCTGCGCGACCTCGCCGCCGAGACCCGGCCGATCCCCGTCACCATCGTGGGCGTGGGCGCGTCCGACGACGAGCACGAGAGCGTCGGCACCGCCTGGGGCGCGGCCCTGTCGAGCTTCTGCTTCTTCGCGTCGGGCGCCGTGATCCCCGTGCTCCCGTACCTCTTCGGCCTCCAGGGGCTCGCGGCCCTCGCCGTCGCGTGCGTGCTCGTCGCGATCGCGCTCTCCATCACGGGCGCGGTGACCGGCCTCCTCAGCGGCGGCCCGCCGCTCCGCCGTGCCGGCCGCCAGCTGCTGATCGGCTTCGGCGCGGCCGGGGCCACCTACCTCCTGGGACTCCTCTTCCACACCCAGGTCGGGTGA
- a CDS encoding M56 family metallopeptidase: MSDTVRAVLLLECYVTVTLLAPLLLGRLPLVSQRPVAMLAAWHGFLVTAVLSLGSGLGLLIHQGMALQAGAAPEQAAVAAVPLAYVAAGVLGVLLFRIVEEGVRVVREARRRAGEVATLLLASRPYRVAGRDARIVESDVPLAALSPATGVILLTTEARARLDDDELAAVLEHECAHLEQRHALAVRLAQVSRAILPALPASQRLALSTTIAIEFIADDHAARVSGAATVASALRKLDPDGGLSALRADRLLHPRGRHRVALRLLCAVACALPALPLVIVLLPPA; this comes from the coding sequence GTGAGCGACACGGTCCGCGCGGTGCTCCTCCTGGAGTGCTACGTCACGGTGACGCTCCTCGCGCCGCTCCTGCTCGGCCGCCTGCCGCTCGTCTCCCAGCGACCCGTCGCGATGCTCGCCGCGTGGCACGGGTTCCTCGTCACCGCGGTGCTCAGCCTCGGCTCCGGGCTCGGCCTCCTCATCCACCAGGGCATGGCGCTGCAGGCCGGCGCGGCTCCCGAGCAGGCCGCGGTCGCCGCCGTGCCGCTCGCGTACGTCGCGGCGGGCGTGCTCGGGGTGCTGCTGTTCCGCATCGTGGAGGAGGGCGTCCGCGTGGTCCGGGAGGCCCGGCGGCGCGCGGGCGAGGTCGCGACGCTGCTGCTCGCGTCGCGGCCGTACCGGGTCGCCGGGCGGGACGCCCGCATCGTCGAGTCCGACGTGCCGCTCGCCGCGCTCTCCCCCGCGACCGGCGTGATCCTCCTCACCACCGAGGCCCGCGCGCGGCTCGACGACGACGAGCTCGCCGCCGTCCTCGAGCACGAGTGCGCGCACCTGGAGCAGCGGCACGCGCTCGCGGTGCGGCTCGCGCAGGTCTCCCGCGCGATCCTCCCGGCGCTGCCCGCGAGCCAGCGCCTCGCGCTCTCCACCACCATCGCCATCGAGTTCATCGCCGACGACCACGCGGCCCGCGTCTCCGGGGCCGCCACGGTCGCCTCGGCCCTCCGCAAGCTGGATCCGGACGGCGGCCTCTCCGCCCTCCGCGCCGACCGCCTGCTCCACCCCCGCGGCCGGCACCGGGTCGCGCTGCGGCTGCTGTGCGCGGTCGCGTGCGCGCTGCCGGCGCTGCCCCTGGTCATCGTGCTGCTGCCGCCGGCCTGA
- a CDS encoding MarR family winged helix-turn-helix transcriptional regulator has protein sequence MSTPQDLQDPLALDRQVSYSLVVAARSVTALYRPILDPLGLTHPQYLVLLALWARGPRSVKDLSHELQLDSATLSPLLKRLEAMGHVWRVRRATDERVLEIGLTDQGRELREKAVDIPQRIRDRLSMTEEQLEALKGVLSQVIDNAKALPETI, from the coding sequence ATGTCAACACCGCAGGACCTGCAGGACCCGCTCGCGCTCGACAGGCAGGTCAGCTACTCGCTCGTCGTCGCCGCCCGCAGCGTGACCGCCCTCTACCGACCCATCCTCGACCCGCTGGGGCTCACCCACCCCCAGTACCTCGTGCTCCTCGCGCTCTGGGCGCGCGGGCCCCGCTCGGTCAAGGACCTGAGCCACGAGCTCCAGCTCGACAGCGCCACGCTCTCCCCGCTCCTCAAGCGGCTCGAGGCCATGGGCCACGTGTGGCGCGTGCGTCGCGCCACCGACGAGCGCGTCCTCGAGATCGGCCTCACCGACCAGGGGCGCGAGCTGCGCGAGAAGGCCGTGGACATCCCGCAGCGGATCCGCGACCGCCTCTCCATGACGGAGGAGCAGCTCGAGGCCCTGAAGGGCGTGCTGAGCCAGGTCATCGACAACGCGAAGGCCCTGCCCGAGACCATCTGA
- a CDS encoding HAD family hydrolase: MTAPDTTTPSPAAGSAPWSCILFDLDGTITDSAPGITAQLAKTLVFMGLPVPAPAPLLEYVGPPILDSFRDLAGMDDAAQQRALAHYRAGYAGGGVFDSSVYAGVPEVLRAIRAAGIPLSLATSKPESQARRVLDHYGLTDLFTEICGASEDEVRSAKADVIEEALRRLREAGVDLGNVVMVGDREHDVLGAAAHGIPTVMVGWGYGSPAEAAGTIAVVETAAELEARLVPSVPTPAA; this comes from the coding sequence GTGACCGCACCCGACACGACCACGCCATCCCCCGCCGCGGGCTCCGCGCCCTGGAGCTGCATCCTCTTCGACCTCGACGGCACCATCACCGACTCGGCCCCCGGCATCACGGCGCAGCTCGCGAAGACCCTCGTCTTCATGGGCCTGCCCGTCCCCGCCCCGGCCCCGCTGCTCGAGTACGTGGGGCCGCCGATCCTCGACTCCTTCCGCGACCTGGCGGGCATGGACGACGCGGCCCAGCAGCGCGCCCTCGCCCACTACCGCGCGGGCTACGCGGGCGGCGGCGTCTTCGACAGCTCCGTCTACGCGGGCGTGCCCGAGGTGCTCCGCGCGATCCGCGCGGCCGGCATCCCCCTCTCCCTCGCCACGAGCAAGCCCGAGTCCCAGGCCCGCCGCGTGCTCGACCACTACGGCCTCACCGACCTCTTCACGGAGATCTGCGGCGCCAGCGAGGACGAGGTGCGATCCGCGAAGGCCGACGTCATCGAGGAGGCGCTCCGCCGGCTCCGCGAGGCGGGCGTCGACCTCGGCAACGTGGTGATGGTCGGCGACCGCGAGCACGACGTCCTCGGCGCCGCGGCCCACGGCATCCCGACCGTCATGGTCGGCTGGGGCTACGGCAGCCCGGCCGAGGCGGCGGGCACCATCGCGGTGGTCGAGACGGCCGCGGAGCTCGAGGCGCGCCTGGTCCCGTCGGTGCCGACGCCCGCCGCCTGA
- the nucS gene encoding endonuclease NucS, whose protein sequence is MRLVIARCSVDYAGRLSAHLPLATRLLMVKADGSLLVHSDGGSYKPLNWMSPPCTIVEVEPDDEQALAGVREIWRVVQPKTADMLVVSIHEVLHDSAHDLGIDPGLVKDGVEAHLQKLLAEQIHLLGDGHELVRREYMTAIGPVDILARDAAGRSVAVELKRRGDIDGVEQLTRYLELMNRDPHLAPVTGVYAAQEIKPQARTLAEDRGIRCLLLDYDAMRGLDDGHSRLF, encoded by the coding sequence GTGCGTCTCGTCATCGCCCGCTGCTCCGTCGACTACGCCGGCCGTCTCAGCGCGCATCTCCCCCTCGCCACCCGCCTCCTCATGGTCAAGGCCGACGGGAGCCTCCTCGTCCACTCGGACGGCGGCTCCTACAAGCCGCTCAACTGGATGAGCCCGCCCTGCACGATCGTCGAGGTCGAGCCCGACGACGAGCAGGCGCTCGCGGGCGTCCGCGAGATCTGGCGCGTGGTGCAGCCGAAGACGGCCGACATGCTCGTCGTCTCGATCCACGAGGTGCTGCACGACTCCGCCCACGACCTCGGCATCGACCCGGGCCTCGTGAAGGACGGCGTGGAGGCGCACCTGCAGAAGCTGCTGGCCGAGCAGATCCACCTGCTGGGCGACGGCCACGAGCTGGTGCGCCGCGAGTACATGACCGCCATCGGGCCGGTCGACATCCTCGCGCGCGACGCCGCGGGCCGCTCGGTCGCGGTCGAGCTCAAGCGCCGCGGCGACATCGACGGCGTCGAGCAGCTCACGCGCTACCTGGAGCTCATGAACCGGGATCCGCACCTCGCCCCCGTCACGGGCGTCTACGCCGCGCAGGAGATCAAGCCGCAGGCCCGGACCCTGGCCGAGGACCGCGGGATCCGCTGCCTCCTCCTCGACTACGACGCGATGCGCGGGCTCGACGACGGGCACTCCCGCCTGTTCTGA
- a CDS encoding DMT family transporter translates to MGTVWGASFLFMKVALEGVSFGQVSWTRLVLGAIALGLIVAARRLPLPRERVVWLHFAVVGVVGSAIPYSLFAWAEQHVTSGVASIYNATTPIMTALLATLAFRVEKLGRRQLAGIAVGIAGVVVIIGPWRLTPNASAAASGQPLLELAGQLACLGAAVCYGITFSYLRRFLTHRGIPGVVTAFMQIGMGAAAMILATPFLATGPVQLDLPVVLSLVVLGVVGTGLAYLWNMNVLLAWGPTATSTVTYITPVVGVALGILVLGETLHWNEPAGAALVLLGVLLSQGRRRARRTAATAAARDAPAAATRTPPTPG, encoded by the coding sequence ATGGGCACCGTCTGGGGCGCGAGCTTCCTCTTCATGAAGGTCGCGCTCGAGGGCGTCTCCTTCGGCCAGGTGTCGTGGACGCGGCTGGTGCTGGGCGCGATCGCGCTCGGCCTCATCGTCGCCGCCCGCCGCCTGCCGCTCCCGAGGGAGCGCGTCGTGTGGCTGCACTTCGCGGTCGTCGGCGTCGTCGGATCCGCCATCCCGTACTCGCTGTTCGCATGGGCCGAGCAGCACGTCACCTCGGGCGTCGCGAGCATCTACAACGCGACCACGCCGATCATGACGGCGCTCCTCGCGACGCTCGCCTTCCGCGTGGAGAAGCTCGGCCGCCGTCAGCTCGCGGGCATCGCCGTCGGGATCGCGGGCGTCGTCGTGATCATCGGCCCGTGGCGCCTCACGCCGAACGCCTCGGCCGCCGCGTCCGGCCAGCCGCTCCTCGAGCTCGCGGGCCAGCTCGCGTGCCTCGGCGCGGCCGTCTGCTACGGCATCACGTTCAGCTACCTGCGCCGCTTCCTCACCCACCGCGGCATCCCGGGCGTCGTCACGGCCTTCATGCAGATCGGCATGGGCGCCGCCGCCATGATCCTCGCCACCCCGTTCCTCGCCACCGGCCCCGTGCAGCTCGACCTCCCCGTCGTGCTCAGCCTCGTGGTGCTCGGCGTGGTCGGCACGGGTCTCGCGTACCTCTGGAACATGAACGTGCTGCTCGCCTGGGGCCCCACCGCCACCTCGACGGTCACGTACATCACGCCCGTCGTCGGGGTCGCGCTCGGGATCCTCGTGCTCGGCGAGACCCTGCACTGGAACGAGCCCGCCGGCGCCGCCCTCGTGCTCCTCGGCGTGCTCCTCTCCCAGGGCCGCCGCCGCGCCCGCCGGACCGCGGCCACCGCGGCCGCTCGCGACGCCCCGGCCGCCGCGACGCGCACCCCTCCGACGCCCGGCTAG
- a CDS encoding GNAT family N-acetyltransferase: MTTSPATVLVTARFALEPLVVAHAGEMVGVLADPALYRFTGGEPPTLDALRARFARQAVGRSPDGSARWLVWVIRVRASGRAAGFVQATVTGDAGARVAEVAWLVGTAAQGSGAAAECAAEVLAWLREDGVGIVRANIHPDHAASQAVARRLGLAPTDVRVEGEARWELRAG; this comes from the coding sequence ATGACGACGTCGCCCGCCACCGTGCTCGTGACGGCGCGGTTCGCGCTCGAGCCGCTGGTGGTCGCGCACGCGGGGGAGATGGTCGGCGTGCTGGCGGATCCGGCGCTGTACCGGTTCACCGGGGGCGAGCCGCCGACGCTCGACGCGCTGCGCGCCCGGTTCGCGCGGCAGGCGGTCGGGCGCTCGCCGGATGGATCCGCGCGCTGGCTCGTGTGGGTGATCCGCGTCCGCGCCTCGGGCCGGGCGGCCGGCTTCGTGCAGGCGACCGTGACCGGCGACGCCGGGGCGCGCGTGGCGGAGGTCGCGTGGCTCGTGGGGACGGCGGCGCAGGGATCCGGCGCGGCGGCCGAGTGCGCCGCCGAGGTTCTCGCGTGGCTGCGGGAGGACGGCGTCGGGATCGTGCGCGCGAACATCCACCCGGATCACGCGGCGTCGCAGGCCGTCGCCCGGCGGCTCGGGCTCGCGCCGACGGACGTGCGCGTCGAGGGCGAGGCCCGCTGGGAGCTGCGCGCGGGCTAG
- a CDS encoding GNAT family N-acetyltransferase, which translates to MTASPLPELLETARLRLRPLGPSDVDVVHRLWAERDPRHPPHRRVDDEGRPTREEVRDRLTVQAEESLRTGIGLLAIERRDAPGVVGYCGLVVGSASVEEPELAFELLRAVHGAGLATEAAYAVVDAARASGRSTLWSTVRRWNAASLRVLEKAGFTDSGRVTPDPEHGDTVWMTCALRDPSADGA; encoded by the coding sequence ATGACCGCGTCCCCGCTCCCCGAGCTCCTCGAGACCGCCCGCCTGCGGCTGCGGCCGCTCGGCCCGTCGGACGTCGACGTCGTGCACCGCCTCTGGGCGGAGCGCGACCCCCGGCATCCCCCGCACCGGCGCGTCGACGACGAGGGCCGTCCGACGCGCGAGGAGGTCCGCGACCGCTTGACGGTGCAGGCGGAGGAGTCGCTGCGCACCGGGATCGGCCTGCTCGCCATCGAGCGGCGGGACGCACCGGGCGTCGTCGGCTACTGCGGGCTGGTCGTCGGCAGCGCCTCCGTGGAGGAGCCCGAGCTCGCGTTCGAGCTGCTGCGGGCGGTGCACGGCGCAGGGCTCGCGACGGAGGCGGCGTACGCCGTCGTCGACGCCGCCCGCGCGTCGGGCCGTTCCACTCTCTGGTCCACGGTCCGCCGGTGGAACGCGGCGTCCCTCCGCGTGCTGGAGAAGGCCGGCTTCACGGACAGCGGACGCGTCACGCCGGATCCCGAGCACGGCGACACCGTGTGGATGACCTGCGCCCTCCGGGACCCGTCCGCCGACGGCGCCTAG
- a CDS encoding AraC family transcriptional regulator, protein MTDDRLSEVLDLIEVRGVVTGTAVVRGRWRTRRQVEDEITFIAVVRGGARLDADGLDAPLELDEGDVAVLNGRAWLTLEGGRGDGPRVQVAPPAPGSPLRDADLGDPDADVVLGGRIDLDPLGRELLTSVLPPVARIGRSSPYGADARGHVHRISAELAADRPGAAFAVRQYGQLLVLDLIRGSMVDPDVPAGWLRLLADERLRPALAVIHAQPGRGWSLEDLARAAAMSRSTFAQRFREVAGTSPLAYLIEWRMLLARRELRSGDARVGELAAALGYGSESAFSSAFKRHTGEAPLTYRRRIRHP, encoded by the coding sequence ATGACGGACGACCGGCTCTCGGAGGTCCTCGACCTCATCGAGGTGCGGGGCGTGGTCACCGGCACGGCCGTCGTGCGCGGCCGGTGGCGCACGCGCCGGCAGGTCGAGGACGAGATCACGTTCATCGCCGTCGTCCGCGGCGGTGCGCGCCTCGACGCGGACGGCCTCGACGCGCCCCTCGAGCTCGACGAGGGCGACGTGGCGGTGCTGAACGGCCGCGCCTGGCTGACGCTCGAGGGCGGGCGCGGCGACGGACCGCGGGTGCAGGTGGCCCCGCCCGCTCCCGGCTCCCCGCTCCGGGACGCCGACCTCGGTGACCCCGACGCCGACGTCGTCCTCGGCGGCCGCATCGACCTCGATCCCCTCGGCCGCGAGCTGCTCACCTCCGTGCTGCCGCCGGTCGCGCGCATCGGTCGGTCGAGCCCGTACGGGGCCGACGCGCGGGGCCACGTCCACCGGATCTCCGCCGAGCTCGCCGCGGACCGCCCCGGCGCCGCCTTCGCCGTCCGCCAGTACGGGCAGCTGCTGGTCCTCGACCTCATCCGCGGATCCATGGTCGACCCCGACGTGCCCGCCGGCTGGCTGCGGCTGCTCGCCGACGAGCGGCTGCGCCCGGCCCTGGCCGTGATCCACGCGCAGCCCGGACGCGGCTGGAGCCTGGAGGACCTGGCGCGGGCCGCCGCCATGTCGCGCTCGACGTTCGCGCAGCGGTTCCGGGAGGTGGCGGGCACGAGCCCGCTCGCGTACCTCATCGAGTGGCGGATGCTCCTCGCCCGCCGCGAGCTCCGGTCGGGCGACGCGCGCGTCGGCGAGCTGGCCGCCGCGCTCGGGTACGGGTCGGAGAGCGCCTTCAGCTCCGCCTTCAAGCGGCACACGGGCGAGGCGCCGCTCACGTACCGTCGGCGCATCCGCCACCCCTAG
- a CDS encoding SDR family NAD(P)-dependent oxidoreductase: protein MIALVTGGNKGIGREIAAGLAGLGHAVVIGARSRERGEQAAAALRAAGGDVSAVVLDVTDAASIREAVAAVEARHGRLDALVNNAGISAQPGAGFAGQVPGTGDVDHVRYVLETNVLGVMGVTEGFLPLLRRSDAPRVVNVSSSAGSLAAISDPGNADPIALGYVPSKTAVTALTMMYARGLVGEGILVNAVCPGFVATDLNGFRGVRTPEQGARQAIRMATIPADGPTGTFTDEDGPVAW from the coding sequence ATGATCGCTCTCGTCACGGGAGGCAACAAGGGGATCGGCCGCGAGATCGCGGCCGGGCTGGCCGGGCTCGGCCACGCCGTCGTCATCGGCGCGCGGAGCCGGGAGCGCGGCGAGCAGGCGGCGGCCGCGCTGCGGGCCGCGGGCGGCGACGTGTCGGCGGTCGTCCTCGACGTGACCGACGCGGCGTCGATCCGGGAGGCCGTGGCGGCCGTGGAGGCGCGGCACGGCCGGCTGGACGCGCTCGTCAACAACGCGGGCATCAGCGCCCAGCCGGGGGCGGGCTTCGCGGGGCAGGTGCCCGGGACGGGCGACGTCGACCACGTGCGGTACGTGCTCGAGACGAACGTGCTCGGGGTGATGGGCGTGACGGAGGGCTTCCTGCCGCTCCTGCGGCGCTCGGACGCGCCGCGCGTCGTCAACGTGTCGAGCAGCGCCGGGTCCCTTGCCGCCATCTCCGACCCCGGCAACGCGGATCCCATCGCGCTCGGCTACGTGCCCTCCAAGACCGCGGTCACGGCCCTGACGATGATGTACGCCCGCGGCCTGGTCGGCGAGGGCATCCTCGTCAACGCGGTGTGTCCCGGCTTCGTGGCCACCGACCTCAACGGCTTCCGCGGCGTCCGGACCCCCGAGCAGGGCGCGCGCCAGGCGATCCGCATGGCGACCATCCCCGCCGACGGCCCCACCGGCACGTTCACGGACGAGGACGGGCCGGTCGCCTGGTGA
- a CDS encoding ASCH domain-containing protein translates to MSDPTAPVSPPDLDAAARMWAAYAEAHPQAVAAGPEHTVEHFGDHARLADELLGIVLSGRKRATAELVADFLARGDEVPRIGSHWIACDSTGAPRIVIRSTELRVGPFTSADAAFAHDEGEDDLSLESWRTQHRVYWERVSAARGAVWSEDEEIVFERFSVVWPPEHADPR, encoded by the coding sequence ATGAGCGACCCGACCGCGCCCGTCTCCCCGCCCGACCTCGACGCGGCCGCGCGGATGTGGGCCGCGTACGCCGAGGCGCACCCGCAGGCCGTCGCCGCGGGGCCCGAGCACACGGTCGAGCACTTCGGCGACCACGCGCGGCTGGCCGACGAGCTGCTCGGGATCGTGCTGTCCGGCCGGAAGCGCGCCACCGCCGAGCTGGTCGCCGACTTCCTGGCGCGCGGCGACGAGGTGCCGCGGATCGGCTCGCACTGGATCGCCTGCGACAGCACCGGGGCGCCGCGCATCGTGATCCGCAGCACCGAGCTCCGCGTCGGCCCCTTCACGAGCGCCGACGCCGCCTTCGCGCACGACGAGGGCGAGGACGACCTGTCGCTCGAGAGCTGGCGCACGCAGCACCGCGTCTACTGGGAGCGCGTGAGCGCGGCCCGCGGGGCCGTGTGGTCGGAGGACGAGGAGATCGTCTTCGAGCGCTTCTCCGTCGTCTGGCCGCCGGAGCACGCGGACCCGCGGTGA
- a CDS encoding isoprenylcysteine carboxylmethyltransferase family protein — translation MTRTGRAPSARTWARLWFAAQALGGAAWWVAVPTIPAVRVATLGSLDPLPVALLDVPLFVVGSALAAAGIRWAAVVAAGWTLVVAVALAGYATVTTEAGIGVVVMAAAALGSLVACALLLLGRLPTRWALIGPFAARPADASAPTSRHVLATALQIVVFWGSFLVVAPLAIRWLELRWRVAVPLPAGAPAAVVPAAGIAVLVLASALGIWSAAAMSTRGGGTPLPAATATRLVIAGPYRFVRNPMALAGVTQAAAVGLILGSWLVVAYAVIGSSLWNHVVRPGEEADLEARFGDAFRRYRDAVRCWVPRFPGVEATPRGR, via the coding sequence GTGACGCGCACGGGGCGCGCACCGAGCGCGCGCACGTGGGCCCGCCTCTGGTTCGCCGCGCAGGCGCTCGGCGGCGCCGCGTGGTGGGTGGCCGTGCCGACCATCCCGGCGGTGCGCGTCGCGACGCTCGGCTCGCTGGATCCGCTGCCCGTCGCCCTGCTCGACGTCCCGCTGTTCGTGGTGGGGTCGGCGCTCGCGGCGGCGGGGATCCGGTGGGCCGCGGTCGTCGCCGCCGGGTGGACGCTCGTGGTCGCCGTGGCACTCGCCGGGTACGCGACCGTGACGACCGAGGCGGGGATCGGCGTGGTGGTCATGGCCGCGGCGGCGCTCGGATCCCTCGTCGCCTGCGCCCTGCTGCTCCTCGGCCGCCTCCCGACGCGGTGGGCGCTCATCGGCCCCTTCGCCGCGCGTCCCGCGGACGCGAGCGCTCCCACCTCGCGGCACGTCCTCGCGACGGCCCTGCAGATCGTCGTGTTCTGGGGCTCCTTCCTCGTCGTCGCGCCGCTCGCGATCCGCTGGCTCGAGCTGCGCTGGCGGGTCGCGGTGCCGCTGCCCGCGGGGGCGCCGGCCGCCGTGGTGCCGGCTGCGGGGATCGCGGTGCTGGTGCTCGCGAGCGCGCTCGGGATCTGGTCGGCGGCCGCCATGTCGACGCGCGGCGGCGGCACCCCGCTCCCGGCCGCGACCGCGACCCGGCTCGTCATCGCGGGCCCGTACCGCTTCGTCCGGAACCCCATGGCGCTCGCGGGCGTGACGCAGGCGGCCGCGGTCGGGCTGATCCTCGGGTCCTGGCTGGTCGTCGCCTACGCCGTCATCGGCTCGTCGCTCTGGAACCACGTCGTGCGTCCGGGCGAGGAGGCCGACCTCGAGGCCCGCTTCGGCGACGCCTTCCGCCGCTACCGCGACGCCGTGCGCTGCTGGGTGCCGCGGTTCCCGGGCGTCGAGGCGACGCCGCGCGGGCGCTGA
- a CDS encoding aldo/keto reductase — MDGMADTEIPTTTFPDGRTAVALAQGTWNMGDDRAARSTELDALRAGLDAGLTAIDTAEMYGSGRSEELVGEAIAGRRDEVFLISKVLPSNASRRGTGEAARRSLARLGTDRLDLYLLHWRGSHPLADTVAAMQELVEEGLIRAWGVSNLDGEDLDELAAIPGGDAVQTDQVLYNLAQRGPEHDVIPWARDRRMPVMAYSPLDQGRLATDPTLAALAAPLGVSAGQLALAWVVRQAPHVFATAKAATPAHVAENRAALDLVIPEETLAALDRAFPGPSGAGPLAMY; from the coding sequence ATGGACGGGATGGCTGACACCGAGATCCCCACGACCACCTTCCCCGACGGCCGCACCGCCGTCGCCCTCGCGCAGGGCACCTGGAACATGGGCGACGACCGCGCCGCCCGATCCACCGAGCTCGACGCCCTGCGCGCCGGCCTCGACGCGGGCCTCACCGCGATCGACACGGCCGAGATGTACGGCAGCGGGCGATCCGAGGAGCTCGTCGGCGAGGCGATCGCCGGCCGCCGCGACGAGGTCTTCCTCATCAGCAAGGTGCTGCCGTCGAACGCGTCCCGCCGCGGCACGGGCGAGGCGGCCCGCCGGAGCCTCGCGCGCCTCGGCACCGACCGGCTGGACCTCTACCTGCTGCACTGGCGCGGATCCCACCCCCTCGCCGACACGGTCGCCGCCATGCAGGAGCTCGTGGAGGAGGGGCTGATCCGCGCGTGGGGCGTCAGCAACCTCGACGGCGAGGACCTCGACGAGCTGGCCGCGATCCCCGGCGGCGACGCCGTGCAGACCGACCAGGTGCTCTACAACCTCGCCCAGCGCGGGCCCGAGCACGACGTGATCCCGTGGGCCCGCGATCGGCGCATGCCCGTCATGGCGTACTCGCCGCTCGACCAGGGCCGGCTCGCGACGGATCCGACGCTCGCCGCCCTCGCCGCGCCCCTCGGCGTGAGCGCCGGCCAGCTCGCGCTCGCGTGGGTCGTGCGGCAGGCGCCGCACGTCTTCGCGACCGCCAAGGCCGCGACGCCCGCGCACGTCGCGGAGAACCGCGCCGCGCTCGACCTGGTGATCCCGGAGGAGACCCTCGCTGCGCTCGACCGCGCGTTCCCGGGGCCGTCGGGCGCGGGTCCGCTCGCGATGTACTGA